The following nucleotide sequence is from Sander vitreus isolate 19-12246 chromosome 3, sanVit1, whole genome shotgun sequence.
GTATTTATCTTGGTTTATATAGCCTATTTCCGAGAGGTCCGGCAGTAAAGGTAACGCTGCAGCCAAAAACCAGAGCATCTAGCCTCACTCTGCCTACCTGTTTACTCCCTCTATGTCCAAAAATGTGCACACAGGTACGGTAAAGCCATCTGAGCTCCCTGCCTCCCGGACAGCCTGCCAATCCAGCCTGGCTTTGACCGTGATCTTGGCTGGCTACAGTGGCAAGGGACACACCAGGTCACCCAAATCTACCTCCAGCATTCCTCCATATCCCTGCACGCACGCTGCTGTTGGCTCAGGGAAATTATTATATGAATAGCATCGGAGCGCACAATAATCCCCTCGCGCCAAAAAAACGAAACCCCCCGTCAGCTTCAAATCTAACTTTTCTTTAGGGCTGATTTGCATCCTCTGGCATCCTTATCTCTATCAGTGCTGTATGCATTGCATGTAGCCTATAGATGTGTTGGTAATCGTGCTGAGAAATATCTGGGAATTTAAGGCTTTCAAAATGCTCTGACAGCATGCACAAATAGAAAAAGCGCAAAAGCTCAGGAAATGTGTTGTACTTACGATTTGAGGGGGTTCTGTACCGCTGTGGCCATTTTGATATAGTATGAGAGAATGCAACACTGCAGAGCCCGGTATTGTACATGTAATGTAGCAGCTATTTCAATTTCATTCATTCTCTGGGGCTGCGGCTGGAGCGAGCAGCCAATGGGAGGCGGGAGCGCTCTGTGACAGCTTTGGGGAAGTGTAGTTTTTTACGCATGTCAACATGAAACATGCTGAGGAGAAACGCACTACAAGTACCAGCGGGAATAGCGGTTTAAGTGGCCCACAATCCCGCCTCGGACTTGTAAGGGCAAGCCATCCCCCAGTTCcgatatatattataaaaacgTCTATAGTTAGGTCTATGTCAAGGTTGGGTTGCAGGACTGGCTGTCAGTCTGAGGATGCCAGCTTTGTTGCCTTGtctggatgatgatgatgatgatgatggtgggcGATGTTGAATCTGCACTGGCCAGTCCCAAAATTGCATCACATCATATAAGTggcaactatatatatatatatatatatatatatataagtataaaaGTAATTTAGAATTAAAtttttgtatatatgtgtagGGACAGAAAGTCGATATGTTGTGAGGTATAGGGAACtagaagaacaaaaacaattatattttcAGAAAGACATTACTTAATTTCCATAAAACATAAGCTATAGTCCACATATAAAGCTGGTCAACTCTTTTCtactaaagaaatcttagatGATATATGATATTAAATGATAGGCGATTACCTGTCAGCctaacaactttatttataggGAAAATGAAGATAGCCTAGATGTTGTGTCTACATAACCTTACATTAGTGATGGCATGTTAATAGACCCATTGGTAAGCTTATATTATCTATGCTAGGTAGCCCTGCACTGAGCAACTTTAATTATTCATTAATCAGTGACGATGGGTTGGGAGTAGGCCTATAATTGATTCTTTCAGACATTTGTCTCTCATGGTTGAGCCTGGAGAAAGGCTATAACCATCTCCGATCTCCTCACCTCCTCTttcctttatttctttcttttttaaattcttccCATCTGCTTTATTTCCCTacttggaaggaaggaaggaaggaaggtaggaaggaaggaaggaaggaaggtaggaaggaaggaaggaaggaaggaaggaaggaaggaaggaaagaaagaaggagcTCAGCCAGGACTGTTAGAGCAGCAATGCTGGAATTTCTATCTCCATGTCCTGTTAGTAGCAGTGGCGCCGCTCTGAAGCCATTCAGTGACATGTGATATTTATAGATCTGTGCTAACAAATATTTAATGAACATTAGCAAGCAGCTCTAACATGGCAGCACTGCTCCAATAAAACACTCTCTGCCAGTTAAATGAAAACTTGATTCCGTGTGTTGCTGTAATTATAAATTAGTTGCAGTtttaaaagacatattttacaGCTGTATGCAGTGGAACAGATATATGGGCTTGAATTTTGTTTGGTTTGCATTCTTGAACTATATCTATAACTATCTATAACTTTAAAGAATCTGCTACATAATAAACACCGAATTTATGGGTCTGTGAAGTAATCACCTCATCTATTTTTATGCTTTTCCATATTCTGATTTAAGAAGTTTGTTGAATGGCAGGTTCGGTGTCATTCTGCCTTTTGTCCACATGGTGGTGCTGATGTACCAGACAAGACGTTGACCAAACGTACATCATGCGTCTTACGTCACTGCCTAAATGCTCCTTGGCTCCTCCCGCAGCGTCAGCAGTACACGCGCTGTTGTTGTGATTGACAGACACAAGAGGAGTCAGGTTGAACTTTCGTTTTGCCGTCACACATATGTTATAAGTAATTAAATAACGATGTCCGAAATACTGATGAAAGAAATGGAGAGTATCTCGATCAGTCCAATGAAGGCAGAGGAGTGTCCCGACGGTGTCGGCCGGAGCTTCCTGCTAGTGGATGAACAAGAAAACCTGCAGGTAAAGTTAGCTAACGTCAACTGAGTTAGCGGATGCTAACATTTAGCTCCTAAGCTAAGAAGAAGAGGACAGCAACACGCATTCTAATGAAGGCCATTAACTATCGATGTACGACTACGACTATCGGTTGTCCCTGATGCTAACAGTTACAGTGCTGATGCATGAGCTCAATTAGCAGTAGCTTACAAAACACCGAGCTAAAGTCAAGTTATTATTTTTAACTCAACAAAATGAGCTTGTTGACATATTTCCACGATTTGTTAATATATTAACAATATACCTTTTACCCGTGGCGTCCGTCGTGTTTAGCACATAGTTTTCGCCAACAAGGGCTCAAAGGAATTAAAGGCATAACCACTGACGGAGATAGAGCAGCAAATGGGTTTCTTATTGGGAAAGTCCCTGGTGAGTCATACAGCACAGCTGACCCGCAGGGAGGCACCCTCTTATGTAGGCTATTGTAGTTAACGTTACAGTAGTACAAAGTGCAGGCGATAATGATGATTTTTATACTTATCCAAATAGTCTGGGATGTATGCACAAACAATTTAGTCAGTTTGTCCTAAGAAAGCTGAAGGGCCAGCAGAATATTGTTAGTTTAATACAGCtttcatttcaaagattgtttgtttgtttttctggacTGAATGTAATAGTCTCAAAAATAGTAGAACATAGATAACCCAGTTGTTGATTTTATTGTGTGTTAAGGCTCCTTGTCACCCAAGACTGAATTGTTCACCCAAATTTAATAAGCTTTTGCCTAGATTCAATTAAGTCAATTAGGGGAGCCAATAATAGCATGTTAAGAAACCTCAACAGCCATCCTCTGTCAATAAATGGCTCTCGCCTTGTGTTCTCCTTCCTCCCACTCCAGGTCCGCGATGAGTCTGAGTTTGTGGACAGACTCGGCTGTGGGGACGTGGCAGGAGTCAAGGTCCTCTCCATCTTTGGCAACACCGGGGATGGAAAGTCACACACCCTCAACCACATCCTATTCAGTGGTGAGAGCGTATTCTACACCTCCAAGTCCCCCAGCTCCTGTACGGTGGGAGTATGGGCTGCGTATGACCCTAGCCTCAGCCTGGTCTCCCTGGATACTGAGGGCCTGTTGGgggcagcagccaatcagaaccagAGAATGCGACTGCTGCTAAAGGTAATTTTAGTGGCCGCtggtttgttttgttggaaTTAACTGTTAGCTGGATGTATTTACACAAAATAGTACATTTCGTATGTTAGTTTGTCTTTACATCACGCAATGTACAGTTCACCGCAATGCAGTTGTCTATAattagagagagaaaaggtgTGCTGATACATTTTGGCAATGGCTAGTGGGCATGTACTAAGACTAGTTGATAGGTAGGTAATTATTATCCATGCACCATGCATTTCTTGATGGATTCAAAATTGTTTTATATCAATTCTGGCAGTATCAGCGCACATATGAGATAGTGGTACTTGTTTTTGGGACAGCTGGTTTTAAGAGGGGTATAGACACACATCAAGTGTATGTCCCTCTAAATTTAGTTGGCTGCTAAAAGAGTGAGATgtgatgtgtattttgtgtcttaCCATACATATATTagaatatatattgttttaattattttcctCACACAATTAACAATATTTCTGAGTAGCTTAGACTACTTGTCAACCTCTCCCTATGCTCACAATGTAATTTATCAGCTAATCCTTGTACATCTATATTCCATTTCTCCATGTGTCCTGTTTTCTCGGTAAAAGTCATAGATTCTACATCTGTCTTAGCTCTATATCTACTCCCTTCTTTTCCAGGTATTGGCAGTGTCTGATATAGTAGTCTATCGTACACGGGCAGAGCGCCTCCACAACGACATGTTCCAGTTTCTGAGCAATGCCTCAGGGGCCTACCTGAAGCACTTCACCCCGGAGCTTAGGGCCCTCTCGAGTCGCTGTGGTCTGGACGTGCCCCTCTCTTCTCTTGGGCCTGCCATCATCGTCTTTCAGGAGACCACCCACACCCAGTTGCTTGGTCATGGTAGGGGAGGGAAATATACTAAATggcatgcacatactgtatgtgatcacaaaaacacacctcAGATTTTCAAACACGTTTCTTTGCCTTTTTACAGGATATATTGTAATGGGTTTTATCTCTTGTTCTGTGCTTCCTTTCTGTCCAACTAAAATGGCTTTGCTTTTCCTTTCCCTTGTAGATTCGAAGGTGGCCGGCCATGCCGACACGCTGCTCCAGAAGCGTTTTCACGACCTGGGCTTGGGGACAGAGGCCTTCAGCTCGGTGCAGTATGTTGGCACCCAGACCATCACGCCTCCCACTGATTACAACAGGCTGCTGGAGGCCGTCATGCAGCAAGTAAAGAACACTCACACACGCTCCCCCCGCCAACCCGGGATAGTGTTTCACGCTCTGGAGGTAAGTGGTTGACCATTACCTTCTTTAATAAATAGACACCAAGTAGAATTTTAGAGAAATTTAAGATAGAGATGAAGACAGTTTTGTCTTGTGGTCTCGACTCTTATCCTGTTTTGTATCAACTTTTCCTCTCCCATCAATCTTCGCCttcctttttttacatttccttaGGCCTTAAGTGAGCGTTTCTGTGGGGAACTGTTAGACGACAAGATGACCCCTTACTCCTTCTTCCCAGACGAGTACTTCACCTGCTCCGCTGTTTGCCTCAGCTGCAAGTAAGTCATTACAAACATGTTTGAGCAGGTACTCCGTCTCTTTTCTCCATTCTAGAGATTGAATTGGGCATGACGTTTTACCTAGACCAAAATCTGGGTAGATTTAGACTGAAACACTGGTGAAATGTATCATCAAGTCATTCAGTCACTCTTCTATACCTGTGCAAAATTGAACTTTTCATCACTTCTCTTACATTGTTAAGTGCATACTTATTTTGCTCCCAaatctagagatgcaccgagtgaccggaattggccgattttcacatcatcggccatgaccggcgacttGCCGGTCAGTCTAACATATGCCGGTCAAAttcactcgggcgccgcatgatttacatcgcacaacatcagcatcacacgtgcacatgcagggtttccgctatatgcatgtagcagcggtgcactgccgctcaatcagctgtttatgaaatgtcataaagtagtaattatacacggctcgaacagtcagcagttctctctctcccctctgaggttgaaaaactggaacatgaaaactgcacccacgcgggtcccgtgaaatatgacaactacagtttattggaaaatagcattgggcacactgactttgatgaatttactgtttatcagacaagaagctaacgttagcaaacgctgtggtccctctgcctctgacgccccgctggccACTGTAGGAGactctgtaaacaaaaaaaagagatgctgtattcctctgacacgctgtattaacgttactgtttaaaacgctttccaggttagtggggatgcatagcgctcaaaaccaacattaaaaacgtagtaatatttaaagagtttagttttgttgttaaactgtaaaatgagcggttacgttaaatcatctgtttcaggtaacggcactataggataccgtctatttgctggattgttccgaggtaactgtcggtaactaacgttagcagataagcctgttgacggcattgttcatatttatgcaaaatgacacataaagcaaacttgctaaaaaaggaactacacgctgttttcaggtaacgttactgttgacgttcaaacaggcctgtgtgtgtgttttgagaaatatctttatactgcattaaggctatatttattttatttttatttgttatttatatattattttattgccattacctgttttccctgttttcatacatacagaagtttagtttgctaaatatatcacatttgtttagttggatattggatgtgaaaagaaggaaatggttcttccataacattgcactttagatgtgtgttaatttcccacaccaggagtaatttatatagttgtattttataatgATCGATTATCTAAtcaaaaaaatgttctatgttctatgcaaaatgtaaaattttctcttaaagaaaagatagaaaataaatatttgtgtgtgctgtaaagtggttagaatgAACTTGGATTCttctaaaatcggtatcggctggtcaaactcaatgaaaaatcggaatcggcctagaaagttgtaatcggtgcatctctacccAAATCCCATTTTTCTACtttcaaaagataaaaaatcgaatattttttggaattaaaataatcCCTAGATTATGTTGAGCATTATTATAGATATTCAAGAATGTCAGGGATGTCTGTATCACACTTGTAGTTTTATTTCTGGGCTGCTATGTTCTCCTATGGTGGATGCTTCATAAGAGACTCATTACTGCGTTCCACCTCACAGCAGTCTACTGTCTATTACTCTGTTTCTCAAAGAATAGTATCATTCATTCGGCCTTCAGGACATGGAGACACGGCCATTGGGCCTAAAAGCGTTTTCCACTCTGGCGTTGGTGACATCTAACCTTGCTCCCACCCTCTGTTATGGATAAAGTCTGCTCCTCATGGTCAAACCTCGGCATTAGCAGGTTCAGACATCTGTACATTGATCCTTTGCATCCTTTCAGCAGATACAGTTTCCAGTTTAACAGCATTACTTTCAATCTTTAGAATTGTACTGTGGGGATGTAGTAGATGTGTTTTTAACCAGTTAATTAAACCTTACCAAAACCATACCAGATTAGGAGGAACCCAAATTATTATTCAaagcagagtatttttacaagTCATAAATCATGTCTGGGGATCTTTTAATTTCTAAACGTACCTCTTTTTACTTGAGTTGGGGAACATACCTCTTGTTCAGAATCTTCCCACAGCAGTTACGGCTTTGATTGCTCTACGGaaacataaacagacacacaaacagatgttTTTCAGTTGCCGCTGGCTGAATCACAGAAGTGCAATTTATTCTCTTAAGACAAAAATCTGATGTTGGTCTTACTGTCTTCCCAGTGGGACACATAAAACTTAATGTCTTTTTTATAGTTTTGGAAAGGAGAAATGGGAGTCCCCTACTCTGTGTTTCTTTCTAAGTGGGAGACATCATAACACTGGTTCTGAAAGGATTCTGTCTTTGATTAATGAACTGTACACATTGGTTCGACTTTTACGAAAACCTGCCCGCAGCACTGACTCTGACATCTGTCATGTTGGTCTGAAATGCTTGGTTGTCATGCTTGGTTGTCGGTCTCATCTCCAGCATTCGCTGTAAAAATGGAATGAACCATCTGAGAGACAGGGTCCCCCACATGGCAGATGGACTGTGCCAGTATGTACACCAGTACAACAACAAGGTCCTTATCTGTAAGGTAAGAGCGACTCCTGACACCAGTCTTGCCAGCTAGTTCAGGTGACCTGGGACCCAAAAATGCGAcgtttacagtatgtacattacACAATTTCTTAAGTATTTGCtatattattttctgtgttcatgtcTGCAGAGGTGCTATGAAGGAGGCAGAGAGGTGATTGTCTTGCCCAAGACGTCAGCTTCCACTGACAACCCTTGGTTTGGACTGGCCAAGTATGCCTGGTCAGG
It contains:
- the LOC144515658 gene encoding zinc finger FYVE domain-containing protein 1: MSEILMKEMESISISPMKAEECPDGVGRSFLLVDEQENLQVRDESEFVDRLGCGDVAGVKVLSIFGNTGDGKSHTLNHILFSGESVFYTSKSPSSCTVGVWAAYDPSLSLVSLDTEGLLGAAANQNQRMRLLLKVLAVSDIVVYRTRAERLHNDMFQFLSNASGAYLKHFTPELRALSSRCGLDVPLSSLGPAIIVFQETTHTQLLGHDSKVAGHADTLLQKRFHDLGLGTEAFSSVQYVGTQTITPPTDYNRLLEAVMQQVKNTHTRSPRQPGIVFHALEALSERFCGELLDDKMTPYSFFPDEYFTCSAVCLSCNIRCKNGMNHLRDRVPHMADGLCQYVHQYNNKVLICKRCYEGGREVIVLPKTSASTDNPWFGLAKYAWSGYVLECASCGVIYRSRQYWMGNQDPESGVVRSEVKHVWEGSDTFLTNHQNAAQRVLDGMNFVIQSVSEYSTGPTKAVAAWLTDQVAPQYWRPNTEITACHGCQKVFEEAERKHHCRSCGEGFCHPCSSHRMPVPERGWGNGPVRVCKACYRQGGPADTNSQVCKVEPRGLIARRVTEVAQSTLDMVTTAVDYPLCFVKGVARPDYWVPDQDITQCNQCSKTFTPAMSKHHCRACGQGVCGPCSSHIKPVPSRGWDHPVRVCDGCHARTDSL